The Liolophura sinensis isolate JHLJ2023 chromosome 6, CUHK_Ljap_v2, whole genome shotgun sequence genomic sequence AAGAACGGTGACTACATACTGCTAGCGGCCTTTATCTGCATAATTACAGGTAATTTCGCTAACACCGttatttacaatgtaaaatatctatttattcattgatttaacaCGCGTTTTGCACTGTACTCAACATTAGTTTACTAAGATGTCAGTAATCAGAAAATTTCTGATCttgataaatttgatatttcTAAATCTTGATATGATCCATTTATTTCTCATTAGCTTctctaaataataataataatgaaaatcgCATGTAACTTTGATACAAACGATACTTTACGACTCGTTGAACATAAATGTGTGATACAGCCTATACGTCAAGGACGCCATATTCGCGCTTCTAAAACTAAATATGAACCTTATAATTCTTACGTTCCTGAGTATGTTTGAACTGTTGTTTTCCTGAGTATGTTTGaactgttgtcatggaaacaggGAATATGCGATCATTCGTCTATAATAACCGTCTTAATAGCGAGTAAGAATACAGGATATacttatgtaatatatacaaacgtctgttgtcatatatacatgtatgcatattttaaCCTCATTTCTGTTCTTGCTCCTTTCCACAGGCGTCTTGTATTTTATTGGGATCGTCATGTACGGCGCGAAGTTTTACAGCCCTGTGATCACTTCGGGTTTTGGGCGCACCTTGTCCTGGTCATTTGGACTTGCAGTGATTTCCATGATCCTCGAGATAGTAGCTGGTGTACTGCTTCTATTGGGCCGGAAGGGTACCGCTACTTCGCCGTCCTAGAACCTGACGAAGGACATATCAAATATTCCTACAAGCTGAGTTCGTTTACACAGTCTCTATGCTCTCCATTCCTCCAGCCCACCTCCCtctcttaaaagaaaagacaataaataatcTAACGTTAGTTATTTGGGAAGAGGTGGAAACAGATATAAACAGTCACAACAGTTTTATTCTGACGAACTTGTTatcttttaatctggaattacAGCGAAGCCATGGGAGGCCTGAAAGTATGATCTTACATCCTTTTTGGTTGGTAACTTCTGCCATACGTTCTCCCTATTCACTCCTCCCCTTCACCTCACATCAAAAGCTTCCCGAAGCTGTAAATGTTGTATGGTTTTAGTGCTAAAGAAGCTGACTCTGATCATAAAGTCTTCTTAATTATTTTTCTAAATCTTAATTTAGTCACCGGTCCTTGAAATAGGATGGGTACAGTTTTTATTACCCTATTCCAGACTTGAGTTGACCTCAAGGTTATTTGTGGTGATGATCGTGACCCTGTGAGCCCTATAATAACATGACGTTGGCGATGTTCACATAATTTTCGTGCTTCTTGTTTTAAGAAGAGTTGCCCTAAGTCTGAACCTTAATCATAATCACTAAACGGAGAGGCCTGAATTATTTGATGGACACGTTTTCACCGTAAGTCTCAAATTGTCATATTTCCTTAAAAGACTATCAACAGAAAGATGTGATCCCAAAATAGTTGAGATGACGCTGTCTTCCATAATCAAtcaaatgattgaatgaatgaataattatagaCCACCAGACGAAACTAAACAAATTATCATAAACACATAATATTCAAGGGATTACCACGTAAATTTCATATATGCTAAATTTCATATATGCTTTTGATcctatttatgatttatttaataattaaaggTTTAAAATTATCCAGGTACGACTATGAGTCTAAAACAGTCTACATATATGATAAACATTCTTAGGGATTTCGTTATTTGTACCTGTTGCAACGACCACCTTACCACTCCATAACGCCTTGGAGAACAACCACCCTATCACTCTGTAACGTCTTTGTGAACAACCACCTTGACACCTCTGTAACACCCTGGTGAACAACTACCTTACCATTCTGTAACGCCTTAGTGAACAACCACCTTATCACTGTGTGATGCCTTGGAGAACATATTGCTGTGAAGTGAATCATCGAAACGCTTTCCTTTCGTTGCCATATGGTGTACATTgttatatagacatgtatataaGTTATTGAATATTTTCTATGATCAACAGTAAATGCTGACAGTTTGATGGGGTTTTGTTTTTGCAAGAAGTAAAGAATTAATTCCTGtggtttttaaaataaaagtttggATTTAATCTTTCAACATGTTCCATGTTTTGGAGTTTTTCTTATTTGCAAGAGAACCCTCGTTGGCAGAGATGTCAAAAAGCGCACCTCGGAATTCCGATAAGACCAAACCAAAGGTATATGAATTGTTAGTATGTTGGTTTCTTTAAACACCTGCCAAGGACAAACCAGATATTCACCCAGTAGTCTCTCGTTTTAGAAAGTGTTACTGCACCGGTACTTAAGTTCAACTAGTATTTACTCAATTAAGTATGCTTTATGAGTATGGGAGTGTAATATTGCCATCAAACTTCCAAATTGCCCGAACGTCGATGTATGAACTAAGCAAACCTTATCTTATGCGTTTCATATAAAGTTAACCAAATCGCTAAGAGCTAGCTTCTGATGCTGATGTTGCGATGGAACATCGACGCTGAAAATACTTGAGTTCTGATGGACAAATCATTAAAAAACGATATTCCTTTGTGAAATATAGTTCTCGTTCTTGCTCAATAGAACTGACCGCTCTAAGGTAACCGAATGGGATGCCGCCCGCCTGGGCATGTTTAGTTCAGTCATGAACAATatcattgattggtgttgacCACAACGGGACAGACCAAGGACATTTGCCGATAAGGTATTAACCCTGACTTGGCGTCACTCTTGTGCACCGCCATAtgttaaataatgataaataataaaataattgttttatgcaGCCAAAACTTGTTCATTGTAGCAAATTAGTGAAATGTCCTCAACAAAGGGGCTAAAGGGCAGTTATCAAGCTAGACTAGGGTATTTAATTTAAGATATTGTCACACACAGTGtatttttccagttttaaaACCTTGAGTGCCTGGGTAGGTACAAacttaatacaaatatttaagCTAAAAATAGAAATAGCTCATACTTCAAACTTCATAGTTTTCGGAGCACAGAAGCTGCAGAAAACACGATCATTTACAGCAGTCAACATGCACTATACCGCGACTATATGCTGTGCCAAATATGTCTTCATCGTCACTCAAGCTagtgtatttttaatatgttctaAATAAGTGGAAAGACCTTGTTAGaaagcaatcagataaataaaattaatcacaATAAACATGTCTGTGCAGGGTTTAGCCTGCTACAAGTAGACGACGTTGTCAAGCAAACTCGCCAACAAGCAAAGCGTCCAATATTAGACATGTTCTCCGAACAGAAGTCTATGTATACTTCATTGTTATGTCTCCAAGTCGCACAAGCTATATAAAGAAGATCGCGTGCCGAGCATCTAGATATATAAGCTTTCAGGCCACTATTATTTAACATTATTGATATCACGTCCTGACTAGTTCATTTTCCTCGTCACACCTTGATAAACAGActcctacacatacacataaacatgaagtCATTGGAGTTGTAACTTACAGATATTCCATTCGCAATCTATAGCAACAGATTAGTTTAAATAGGTTATATCATAGCTCAGTTTAAGTGACATGTGGAAATGAAACCATTACCGGTAGCCTACAATGCTGGCCAACTTGGGCCTGTCCTTCAATGAATTCCGTACCCAGTGAATACCACTGTGATCTCCGTACTactttgttgttcattagaaATCATGCGTCTACAAAGTCCTGACATGAAACAACCCACACGCCACTGAACACCACCATACAGATCCGAACAACCTGAACATATCTATTAAAGCTACACTAAATGTACCCACCGTGACGAAAAATACAACGAAATATCTCGCATGGCAACACAAGTTAACCCGAGAGACTAATAAACACACATAAACATTGTAGCAATATTCGAGGGACGACTGTTCAGCTGAGAGATAGATAACAAAATATAGACAGCTCATCAATCAGCTTAGAATTAGaaacttttaaatataaaagaacaCCTGACAACTTAcagaaaaaatgtgtttttgttcatAACTTTTTGTCGGAAACTGCCTTAAAAGAATACTCTCAGAAAAGACATGAAGAGTTCAGAATGAACAAGTGCCTGGTAAACACAAATTTAGGTAGAAAAGCGAAAAGAGATATGTTAGGCCTCACAGTGTGATAAAAGCGCTTAGTACGGTAACAATTTACTGTTGACTTCAAGTTTAAGTCATCAAACAGAGCAATGGCGTGGATGTGAAAAGGATAACGTAAAAAAATACTCATAAACGCACAGACTGTTGTATTGATCAGTTAGTAATTCTTCTAGAGACGCAGTGCCCTATACATAGCGTTCAGTGTTTACCGAAAACTTATATAGCTGAATAAATCCTAATATTTCTATCTTAAATTATCAGTTATTTTATGTAATTCGTTTGCTCCCAGATTGTGCCATACAATATGCATGGTTCTTTGAAATTACAGAAATACATTGCTTACTTGCTTATATAGTTTTGGTAGGAGACAAAATAAGtcaagtgaaagaaaaaaatcgcTATCCATGAAATGCTCGTTAACATCAGTATATTTCGGATTTATTATTGTGGTGCAGGGTCATATGGAGACATGGAAAGAAAAACCTACGAAGTCATTCTTGTGAGACGTGTTTGCGCTACTGAAATCTATGCGTCTGAAACCAACATTCATGTAACACACGTGAATCAAATGGACTTTCCCGGTCAACAAtcacaaggtcaattcccaaaatgacagaaaccactaaaaaaaattaaaaagtaaaacaggTGCGAAAATAGGTCGGAATCATGCAGAGAGAAGCGGTtaccagttttcaatgatgttgtaaAGACGCAAGGAATATGCAAAATTGCGctctgattgcaactgttcatatatacaatgtGGAGATCTATTTCTACACAATGAATACGGCACCTAGCCCCGGCTTAAGCGAAATGACACACAATCATGATGTAgtaccagagattctggacgttctgttcatattttttactgacaatagatttatatttaataGTAATATAATTATACTCAAAGACACGTACACTCTTCATACGCTGTTTATAGCATCACTTCAAATAAACTAATCGATTAATCTATTATTTGATTCTTCTTCAGGGGAATAACTAATTTAacgttacattttgtaaaaaattcATGATTATTAATTGGGTCGTATTGAGTGTTTGTGTGAAAGACATACCATACTTTCTAAAAACGACTGTGTACAAAAGACATAAATATTTGCGATACAGAAATTGTGTACCACTGGTGCATATGTCAATGTGGGTGTGTTAAACAAAGTGCTTAACATCATGTGGATATGTATTATGTCCCAGTGCACACTGTGCAACACTCGTACACCTCGATATATGTTGTGCACCACTCGTACACCTGAGTATATGTTGTGCAACACTCGTACAACTCAGTATATGTTGTGCACCACTCGTACACCACAGCATATGTGTTGCAACACTCGTACAACTCAGTATAAGTTGTGCACCACTCGTACACCACAGTATAAATTGTGCACCACTCGTACACAGTTGGTTTTAGAGAGTTGGTAATTGTGTAGCTAGGGGCTACATCTATTTCTTACCTACCTTTATTTCTAGACAGTAAGGTTACATGTTTCGACTGAACTAGGCTAGACTTGGCCCTAACAATTGTATAAGTACAAACGCGTACTTTGATCGATTGGCCTAGATAGACCAGCCCTAAAGAAATGGAAAACCAGTGTTTATGAGTCATACACCAGACTTCACACCGGGATTGCTACCCATTTTTCTACTTCACTCTCTTAAGTCGTTAGCGCCTGGATCAGTTCAGCAATATTTTGCGTGAAGTCCCTGACTGATTAAGAGTGATGGGGCTGGTAGATTCGGTAAAGGGTTTACCCGTACTCCTTCTCGTGGCACTCATCTTGATATTGGTAGCCAATCTGTTCAATGGGATTGCGTTTTCCACGACAGCATGGGGAGAATACTTCTCTTACATCGCTAACTCCAATGTAATCGACCCAACGGCGAGGTACACGAACGTGGGCCTGTGGCGTACCTGTACAGGAACACAGGTGACATACGCCCTTGATGGCCTTGGGGCATGCAGTTATACTGCTCTAGGAACAGCACAAGGTAAACCATCCTCTAAACCCACAAGCTGAACACAATGTGAATACGTACACAACTGTAAACACAGCACAAGGTAAACTATCCTCAAAACTCACTAACTGGACACAATGTGAATACGTGTACAACTATAAATAGAGCACAAGGTAAGCTGTCCTCAAAACTCACTAACTGGACACAATGTGAATACGTACACAACTATAAATACAGCACAAGGTAAACTATCCTCAAAACTCACTAACTGGACACAATGTGAATACGTGTACAACTATAAATACAGCACAAGGTAAGCTATCCTCAAAACTCACTAACTGGACACAATGTGAATACGTACACAACTGTAAATACAGCACAAGGTAAACTATCCTCAAAATTCACTAACTGGACACAATGTGAATACGTACACAACTGTAAATACAGCACAAGGTAAACTATCCTCAAAACTCACTAACTGGACACAATGTGAATACGTGTACAACTATAAATACAGCACAAGGTAAGCTATCCTCAAAACTCACTAACTGGACACAATGTGAATACGTACACAACTGTAAATACAGCACAAGGTAAACTATCCTCAAAACTCACTAACTGGACACAATGTGAATACGTATACAACTGTAAATACAGCACAAGGTAAACTATCCTCAAAACTCACTAACTGGACACAATGTGAATACGTACACAACTGTAAATACAGCACAAGGTAAACTATCCTCAAAACTTGCTATATGAATACTTGCAGAGCTACAAGAAACGAAGTTGTACCTGTAATTGTTTTGATGTTGTGTGTGTATTACAAGCCATACATTACCAAGTTGTTGGTTGATGTCAGCCTCTATAATATGTCAGATATCTAAATAGATCCCAAATGCCTATCAATGTCTCTGTTTTTCCTCCACAATCAAAACTTGATATTTTATCAAGGACGTTTGCTTTTAATCTCACATATACCGATCCCCAAAAGgttaaagcaaaaaataaatcaataaacaaatgattCATCTCGCCATGATTTTATGTCTCATACCTACTAAAATATCTCGGGTGTGTCGACTTGAAGCCGTAGCGAAACAATCCAGAGTTGGATTCTAGCCTGTGGCACATGTATAGGCGAAGGAGACAgtcgaaatacatgtaccagttaaTACCATAAACTTGTATAGTTCGTAACATTTCCATTAAATTATACTTGAAGATGAGAGGTAACAGTTTAACTATCGTGATATCTGACTGACATATTTATGTTCTGTAAAGGTTGGATGGCGTGTGTTCAGGCCATGGCTGTGTTTGGATTTGCCGGAATCTTGGGTTCTTTGATTTTAATGATGGCTTACCTACTGGGAGAAAAGAACGGTGACTACCTACTGCTAGCGGCCTTTATCTGCATAATCACAGGTAATTTCGCTTAACACCGttatttacaatgtaaaatatctatttattcattgatttaacaCGCGTTTTTGCACTGTACTCAACATTAGTTTACTAAGATGTCAGTAATCAGATTTCTGATCttgataaatttgatatttcTAAATCTTGATATGATCCATTTATTTCTCACTAGCTTctctaaataataataataatgaaaatcgCATGTAACTTTGATACTCCACGATACTTTACGATTTGTTGAAACATGAATGTGTGATACAGCCTATACGTCAAGGACGCCATATTCGCGCTTCTAAAACTAAATATGAACCTTATAATTCTTACGTTCCTGAGTATGTTTGAACTGTTGTTTTCCTGAGTATGTTTGaactgttgtcatggaaacaggGAATATGCGATCATTCGTCTATAATAACCGTCTTATTAGCGAGTAAGAATACAGGATATacttatgtaatatatacaaacgtctgttgtcatatatacatgtatgcatattttaaCCTCATTTCTGTTCTTGCTCCTTTCCACAGGCGTCTTGTATTTTATTGGGATCGTCATATACGGCGTGAAGTTTTACAGCCCTGTGATCACTTCGGGTTTTGGGCGCACCTTGTCCTGGTCATTTGGACTTGCAGTGATTTCCATGATCCTCGAGATAGTAGCTGGTGTACTGCTTCTGTTGGGCCGGAAAGGTACCGCTACTTCGCCGTCCTAGAACCTGACGAAGGACATATCAAATATTCCTACAAGCTGAGTTCGTTTACACAGTCTCTATGCTCTCCATTCCTCCAGCCCACCTCCCtctcttaaaagaaaagacaataaataatcTAATGTTAGTCATTTGGGAAGAGGTGGAAACAGATATAAACAGTCACAACAGTTTTATTCTGACGAACTTGTTatcttttaatctggaattacAGCGAAGCCATGGGAGGCCTGAAAGTATGATCTTACATCCTTTTTGGTTGGTAACTTCTGCCATACGTTCTCCCTATTCACTCCTCCCCTTCACCTCACGCCAAGAGCATCCCGAAGCTGTAAATGTTGTATGGTTTTAGTGCTAAAGAAGCTGACTCTGATCATAAAGTCTTCTTAATTATTTTTCTAAATCTTAATTTAGTCACCGGTCATTGAAATAGGATGGGTACAGTTTTTATTACCCTATTCCAGACTTGAGTTGACCTCAAGGTTATTTGTGGTGATGATCTTGACCTTGTGAGCCCTATAATAACATGACGTTGGCAATGTTCAGATAATTTTCGTGCTTCTTGTTTTAAGAAGAGTTGCCCTAAGCCTGAACCTTAATCATAATCACTAAACGGAGAGGCCTGAATTACTTGATGGACACGTTTTCACCGTGGGTCTCAAATTGTCATATTTCCTTAAAAGACTATCAACAGAAAGATGTGATCCCAAAATAGTTGAGATGACGCTGTCTTCCATAATCAAtcaaatgattgaatgaatgaataattatagaCCACCAGACGAAACTAAACAAATTATCATAAACACATAATAATGAAGGGATTACCACGTAAATTTCATATATGCTACACGAACTTTTGATcctatttatgatttatttaataattaaaggTTTAAAAGAATCCAGGTACGACTATGAGTCTAAAACAGTCTACATATATGATAAACATTCTTAGGGATTTCGTTATTTGTACCTGTTGCAACGACCACCTTACCACTCCATAACGCCTTGGAGAACAACCACCCTATCACTCTGTAACGTCTTTGTGAACAACCACCTTGACACCTCTGTAACACCCTGGTGAACAACTACCTTACCATTCTGTAACGCCTTAGTGAACAACCACCTTATCACTGTGTGATGCCTTGGAGAACATATTGCTGTGAAGTGAATCATCGTAACGTTTTCCTTTCGTTGCCATATGGTGAACATtgatatatatacgtgtatataagtTATTGAATATTTTCTATGATCAACAGTAAATGCTGACAGTTTGATTGGGTTTTGTTTTTGCAAGAAGTAAAGAATTAATTCCTGtggtttttaaaataaaagtttggATTTAATCTTTCAACATGTTCCATGTTTTGGAGTTTTTCTTATTTGCAAGAGAACCCTCGTTGGCAGAGATGTCAAAAAGCGCACCTCGGAATTCCGATAAGACCAAACCAAAGGTATATGAATTGTTAGTATGTTGGTTTATTTAAGCACCTGCCAAGGACAAACCAGATATTCACCCAGTAGTCACTCGTTTTAGAAAGTGTTACTGCACCGGTACTTAAGTTCAACTAGTATTTACTCAATTAAGTATGCTCAAATCGCTTTATGAGTATGGGAGTGTAATATTGCCATCAAACTTCCAAATTGCCCGAACGTCGATGTATGAACTAAGCAAACCTTATCTTATGCGTTTCATATAAAGTTAACCAAATCGCTAAGAGCTAGCTTCTGATGCTGATGTTGCGATGGAACATCGACGCTGAAAATACTTGAGTTCTGATGgacaaatcattaaaaaaacgaTATTCCTTTGTGAAATATAGTTCTCGTTTTTGCTCAATAGAACTGACCGCTCTGAGGTAACCGAATGGGATGCCGCCCGCCTGGGCATGTTTAGTTCAGTCATGAACAATatcattgattggtgttgacCACGAGGGGACAGACCAAGGACACTTGCCGATAAGGTATTAACCCTGACTGGGCATCACTCTTGTGTAGTGTCTTCAACTCGGTATTTGAGCCAGGCATAACACTCAATCAAGGGCCCATATACATATCTGACCACCGTTATATGTTAAATAATCATAAATTATATAACAATTGTTTAATGCAGACAAAACTTGTTCATTGTAGCAAATTAGTGAAATGTCCTCAACAAAGGGGCTAAAGGGCAGTTATCAAGCTAGACTAGGGTATTTAATTTAAGTTATTGTCACACACAGTGtatttttccagttttaaaACCTTGAGTGCCTGGGTAGGTACAAacttaatacaaatatttaagCTAAAAAGCAACAGAAATAGCTCATACTTCAAACTTTATAGTTTTCGGAGCACAGAAGATAATGAAAGAATTCACACTCGCACACACACATGTGAACGGCTCGGTCAACCAAAAGACGGTTTATAGGCTAGGTACAATCTTAACCCGGCGGGCAAGCGGGTCTGCCAAAGACTTTTTACTAATACTCAACCGTTACtattttgttgttcattagaaATCATACTGTCGTTGTTACACTGTTCAgtacacagttttaatttaaGTGCGGTAACATTTCCCTTTAAGATTCTATAATCCTTGCGATATAAACGCAATGTATCAGGGTGACAGCAGgtttgaatattttcttataaTGCAGTGTAGTAATCAATATGAAACTCTCATCTCACAACAACAGAACTGAGCAGATGTGACACGACTCAGCAATATGTAGTACTGCATGGTTCTAGACTGCACTGCACCATATGGCGTCTACAAAGTCCTGACATGAAACAGCCCACACGCCACTGAACACCACCATACAGATCCCAACCATCTGAACCCAAGATGTTGCTGTGTAGTATATGGTCGATATTCTAGGGCGTGAGGAGAATGCAAATGTCTGAATCTCTATGCagactgatgatgatgatgatggctgTAGTTTTATGGCGACGAGCTCCATTCTATTAAATGGTGTGCTTCAAGCCATTGGTATATATGTTCAACACAACAtgtctgtttgtacatgttcttAACACTTCTGTATAATTAAAACTGGTCAAGTGGTACAGACGATGAAAATAATTTGCTACAAGAAATCAGTTGAGTTGTTATttccatttcatatattttccatTCACAAAGGCAgtcttatatttaaaatacacaggACTTGCAAGTATAAATGCAAACCATTAGGCTGACTCCACAATTCACCAGATGGATTATAATGATACATAATGCTTCCCCATATACTATAACTACGCTGATTTTAACCTATACCAAACTCGACTAAACCattcaaaagcaaaacaagaaacaaaataacCCATAACCAGTCATTATGAATCTATAAAAGACACAGGCACATGGGCAGGATACATAATCAATGTCTCCCATGCGAATAGGTGTACATTATGTGCATATTGGTATACCTTAATGAAGATGTACAACACTCATACGCTGTTAACCACAGTTAATAGGGCCTACCCGTAGGTTACCTATTAGACAAATATAGACAATCTAGCCCATGTTAGCTTAAtctcatatacacatacataacatGACCTGATCTAAGCTTGGATAGAACTTAATTTTGGCCACCCATATAAGACGTTCCAACGTTTAGATTGTTTCAGCACCTTGATAAATTAGTTTGGACCCATGGTACTAAAATTTCTGGCATCTAGTTAGAACGAAGACCAAAACTTGGAAACTATTTTGACTAATTGATCCTCTGTGGACATACATAAACCCTACAGAAAAGTATCcggaatgcagtttacagaacaaaacattaTCACGGAAACGAGGCCAGAATGACAGGCCGGCTAAGTATATAGACAGGATTACCCAGGAGTCGGCTAcaaggttggggggggggggggaggggataaACTGAGCCATATAACATACACTTTCATCATAAACTACACCCATCAAGAACACTTACTACATAAATCGCGTCTCAAACTACTCAGAAATTATAATGTACTATATCAACTGTTTTTACATTATTGGTTCGATATCAACGAGCTTATTGAAGAAGATCGCGAGCGAAATCGCTCGACTCGGAGGTCGTATTGTTTGAGTTACGTGACCACAACCGCAAAACAATCTGTGTCGGTAACCAACTGAAAATGGCCTCAGTGGCCAACAATCGATTCCGGCCTATTCAAGAAGCAGACCTGAAATTATTTCTGGATGAgtttatatatagatagaaATGGTTTTTCACATTAGTTTCCTTTGAGGGtgttaatttacaataatttttgccttgctgaaacttacatacaGCCTGTCGCTCATTGCGTCTTCACACAAGACCTGTCTATCGAGAAAATTTACCAAAGAGGCATTAATGTACAAAGCTCGTTATCGAGAGAATCGTTAAGTTCATCCTCGGCATCCTGAAGAGGTGAAGATGTATTCGGGCCTTGCTCTTCTCCCGCTGCGCCCCTGAGGAGACTCCACGCCCTGGTCTGTTGCTGGTTTGCTAGACTTGCGCAGATGGTGAAGCTCAGACACTACCTGCTGTTTGGGGCTCTCCACAATTTGTTTTGACTGTGGATCAGTCAACCTTTGGCTGTTGACATACACCTCAACGGACGCCTCGATGTTTTCACGCGAAATCTGGATATCTTTGCAGAAGTGTATGAATGACTTGGGAATTGCTTTCTTGAATGTTTTGCCTGCTGAGTCAATAGACTTAAGGAAAAAGAACTCTGATTAATAATACATCGAGGCGTACCTAATAAGGAGTAGACATTTTGCAAAGTTCATCATGTGACGTTGTTCtcacacaaaaacataataac encodes the following:
- the LOC135468888 gene encoding uncharacterized protein LOC135468888, coding for MGLVDSVKGLPVLLLVALILILVANLFNGIAFSTTAWGEYFSYIANSNVIDPTARYTNVGLWRTCTGTQVTYALDGLGACSYTALGTAQGWMACVQAMAVFGFAGILGSLILMMAYLLGEKNGDYLLLAAFICIITGVLYFIGIVIYGVKFYSPVITSGFGRTLSWSFGLAVISMILEIVAGVLLLLGRKGTATSPS